One genomic region from Caballeronia sp. M1242 encodes:
- a CDS encoding glycosyltransferase family 4 protein codes for MNITLLVSSMGSGGAERVAATLVNAWSERGDTVTLVATYRRSTPCFYALSDKVRFVRLADRVKQPRGGALGYLERQRALRAVIAESRPDVVVCFLYNVNVAGILASLKQRVPLIVCEHNDPSVDGRSRFWRLATRLAYPHADAVTVLTENVVEPFRAMVPGVRHIAVMPNPLPPELFRESEPRANAAENGRMRLASFGRLHPQKHYGLLIDAFASIASRFPLWDLTIWGEGAERASLQAKIDGHGLGERISLPGVTSDPWAEMRRAQAFAMSSRFEGFGLALAESMALGVPAVAVDCKSGPRDITRNGEDALLVPPNDRDALADALARLLGDERLRAELGRKGAQSMRERYSVDAILRLWDALFERVGVRAAGIHAPQSANVRNRRGTTTLHGTRP; via the coding sequence ATGAACATCACGCTGCTCGTGAGCTCGATGGGAAGCGGCGGCGCCGAACGCGTCGCGGCCACGCTCGTCAATGCGTGGAGCGAGCGAGGCGACACCGTCACGCTGGTCGCGACGTATCGTCGAAGCACGCCCTGCTTCTATGCGCTGTCGGACAAGGTGCGCTTCGTGCGGCTGGCCGACCGCGTGAAGCAGCCGCGCGGAGGCGCGCTCGGATATTTGGAGCGCCAGCGCGCGCTTCGCGCGGTCATCGCCGAAAGCCGGCCGGATGTCGTCGTGTGCTTTCTATATAACGTCAACGTCGCGGGCATTCTCGCGTCGCTTAAGCAACGCGTGCCGCTCATCGTGTGCGAGCACAACGATCCGTCCGTCGACGGCCGCTCGCGATTCTGGCGGCTCGCCACTCGCCTTGCCTATCCGCACGCGGACGCCGTAACGGTCCTGACCGAGAACGTCGTGGAGCCCTTTCGTGCGATGGTGCCCGGCGTGCGCCACATCGCGGTCATGCCGAACCCGCTGCCGCCCGAACTGTTCCGCGAATCGGAACCGCGCGCGAACGCCGCTGAGAACGGACGCATGCGCCTCGCTTCGTTCGGGCGGCTTCATCCGCAGAAGCATTACGGCCTACTGATCGATGCGTTCGCGTCGATTGCGTCGCGCTTCCCGCTGTGGGACCTGACCATTTGGGGCGAAGGCGCCGAGCGGGCATCGCTACAGGCGAAGATCGACGGCCACGGACTCGGCGAACGCATTTCGCTGCCCGGCGTGACGAGCGATCCGTGGGCAGAGATGCGGCGCGCGCAGGCATTCGCCATGTCGTCGCGCTTCGAAGGATTCGGGCTCGCGCTCGCCGAAAGCATGGCGCTCGGCGTGCCCGCCGTGGCCGTCGATTGCAAGAGCGGCCCGCGCGACATCACGCGCAACGGCGAAGACGCGTTGCTCGTGCCGCCGAACGACCGCGACGCGCTCGCCGACGCGCTGGCCCGTCTGCTCGGCGACGAGAGACTGCGCGCTGAACTCGGACGCAAAGGCGCGCAATCGATGCGCGAGCGTTATTCGGTCGACGCGATTTTGAGGCTTTGGGACGCGCTGTTCGAGCGCGTCGGTGTGCGGGCAGCCGGCATCCACGCGCCGCAGAGCGCGAACGTCCGCAATCGTCGGGGCACAACTACGCTGCATGGGACGAGGCCATGA
- a CDS encoding glycosyltransferase family 4 protein: MNKVILFANTDWYLYNFRLSLAYRLRDMGHEVVLISPPGEYGPKLCELGFRWRAVPMIRRSLNPLRELALVLWLARLFREEDAALVHGFTIKSAVYGSLGAKLAGVPARVNSVAGLGYVFTSRDLKARLLRPLVRRVLRVALDGDDCALILQNPDDVTMFKTARLVDEKAIHLIKGSGVNCSRFKAPPDDAPLSSEPLRVLLAARMLWDKGIAEFVEAARALKREHRTIRFVLAGMPDAGNPASIERSTIEGWVAEGLVEWRGHVSDMPALLAQTDVMVLPSYREGLPKSLIEAAACALPLITTDAPGCREVVSRNGEDGLVVPVRDATALANAIRLLDDDRALARRLGLAARDKALREFDEAIVLDKTIGVYRTLAPAPERAPSSLHIAP; encoded by the coding sequence ATGAACAAAGTCATCCTGTTTGCGAATACAGACTGGTATCTGTACAACTTCCGCCTGTCGCTGGCCTACCGGTTACGCGATATGGGTCACGAAGTCGTGCTGATCTCGCCGCCGGGCGAATACGGGCCGAAGCTGTGCGAGCTCGGCTTTCGCTGGCGCGCCGTGCCGATGATTCGCCGCAGTCTGAATCCGTTGCGCGAACTGGCGTTGGTCTTGTGGCTCGCCCGCCTCTTTCGCGAAGAGGACGCGGCGCTCGTGCACGGTTTCACGATCAAGAGCGCGGTGTACGGATCGCTCGGCGCGAAGCTGGCCGGCGTGCCCGCGCGGGTGAATTCGGTGGCGGGGCTCGGCTACGTTTTCACGAGCCGCGATCTTAAGGCGCGGCTACTGCGCCCGCTCGTTCGACGCGTGCTGCGCGTGGCGCTCGATGGCGACGACTGCGCGCTCATTCTGCAAAATCCCGACGATGTGACGATGTTCAAGACCGCGCGCCTCGTCGATGAGAAAGCGATTCATCTCATCAAAGGCTCGGGGGTCAACTGTTCGCGCTTCAAGGCGCCGCCCGACGACGCGCCGCTCTCCTCCGAGCCGCTGCGCGTGCTGCTCGCCGCGCGCATGCTGTGGGACAAGGGCATCGCGGAATTCGTCGAAGCGGCGCGCGCGCTCAAGCGCGAGCATCGCACCATCCGCTTCGTGCTCGCGGGCATGCCGGACGCGGGCAATCCGGCGTCCATCGAACGGTCGACCATCGAAGGCTGGGTGGCCGAAGGTCTCGTGGAATGGCGCGGTCACGTGAGCGACATGCCCGCTCTGCTCGCGCAAACGGACGTGATGGTGCTGCCGAGCTATCGCGAAGGTCTGCCGAAATCGCTGATCGAGGCGGCGGCGTGCGCGCTGCCGCTCATCACGACAGACGCGCCCGGCTGCCGCGAAGTCGTCAGTCGCAACGGCGAGGACGGACTCGTGGTGCCGGTGCGCGATGCGACCGCGCTCGCCAATGCCATTCGTCTGCTCGACGACGATCGCGCGCTCGCGCGCCGGCTGGGTCTTGCCGCTCGCGATAAAGCCTTGCGCGAATTCGACGAAGCCATCGTGCTCGACAAGACCATCGGCGTGTACCGCACGCTCGCGCCCGCGCCGGAACGCGCGCCTTCGTCGCTGCACATCGCGCCGTGA